The stretch of DNA TGCTTCGCCATGGAATTTTCCGCCGCCCCATTTGCTTGCCCAGGCGACCAAACCAAAACGAGCACTACAAGCACAAAAACCCACATGGAGTACAACGTTGTCGCCATATTCCTCGTTGGGATGACAAGAATATGTGTGGTCTTTGATACTCTTATTATAAGGGGATGGAGTGAACGCTAAAGCGCGCAAACGACACGAGGGTGTGAACACGGAAGAGTCAAACCGACAATTTGGTTTAGGATTTTTGTCTTATTTAAGACGCGTGATCACCGGAAGTTCCGATGTTATTCATCGAATGTTCTTCCCCTTCTATTCAGTATTCACTAAAAtgtgcgtaattttataaggaTTGTATAGATCTTCTAAAACGTATTACGGTATGAAATGAAATTACGTAAATAAAGGTTAATCCCGTATTAATTCCTAGatataattaattcatttttataattattaaatgtatTTATTAAAGTGAAATCAATTCGATTAATGCGTTGGTAGTCAACGAAAATGATTACTTTTATGTTATTGCgattttattaggaaaattgacatatttcatattattagataattattaGCTGTATTATTTTGAAGTCAACTATTTTAGTATTCTATTATTGTTAGGCTCGAAAGGTGACTTTGGTCAAGCAGTCAAGCATTGGATAATTGAagtaataaatttttgttttttttgtaatgttttttttttcttttttgattagAAAACCCGAAATCACAACCACTATCCGATGTGGTGTGCACTGTCTCATGTATAAAGACCATATGTCGTCCAGATGATGTTAACAAGAATTGAATTCATGGTCATCAAGTATGAGAATTACATTCTAATTACTCTCACCCTTTTtagacaataataatatttttatgtatgtgtgtgtatgtatatatttggagCGAGGTGGATGGTATTGGCCTAATATGAACAATCTATTCCTTTAATATTtcttatgttttaaaatttgtggATCTTCTTTTCAAGGAGTGTTACATTAGGGTGTTTaattaatagaaattttattgaaattaaaaaataaaaagtttctTGATATTAGAATTTAGTACATTTTACATAAAATTATTGTTGACAATTTTGGTGATGAGGGAAACCCACAACCACTTTCCAGGAGTGTATACTGGGTAAATCTCGCTTTGtaaagaatcacaaagaggtaaatcagtctaagttatccataaaatttaattattttttattttattgtgaccAAGTCCGCCCTTAATTGACAGGTCAagaatttattaaatttgaaagaGATTTTCAAACCATTCTATGCCACAAATCTCCAATGGGAAGGAGTGAGAGGAAAAGGACCGGGGCATGCAGGGGCCGGGTGATAGAGAGTTTAGaaaattcttaatttattaaaacattACAATTTATACGAACAATCaccattcatttaaaaaaacaattaaaaaaaaaagactattcAAGATTTAGTAGTTAAGGAACACAAAGGTTGATCATTGCTATATATCCATATGTTTTTTCTTGTTCTGGTTTAATCAAAATAGTGAAGGAgattattgtatttattaaaGTGGAATAAAGTCAATTAATACATGGGTAGTcaatgaaaataatttattttattttattgtgcttttattaggaaaaatatcaCCTGCCatattattagataattataagCTGTATTAGTTTAGAGTCATTTACTTTTGTGTTAAAATTGTTGTTAGGGTCGAGAGGTGACATAGGTCAAGCAGTCAAGCTAAATCAAGTTGTTAATTTggttttaaataataattttattttacgactttaagaatttaagaattgaaataataatttaatactctatattttaatttatataattatatgtgcctttattagttatattatatataagaatttaatacattttacaaaaaaaaaaaaaaattttggcaAATTTAAGTCTTTTTAAAGGTGACCAAGTCTTCCTCTTAAATTAATTGATGAGTCAAGGGTTGATTGAATATGAAAGATTGCCAGCCCATTCTATGGCACAAAACCCCAATTAGTGGAATGAATCAGGGCCGGTCCTGAGGACCGGCGATCGCCTAGGACCcattcaatatgtatatatatatgataggaTTTCAATGAGATAACTTGTTGTTTAAGTAAGACTGTGAGATCAGATTTTATGCATCaatgcaatattttttaatggtttatattgattgacacacactccGTTCGCACATATCCAATCACTGTTCGCACACAATTTaacttgaaatcttaatcaatctagaccattaaaataatttgagatcaaatcttgtagatcaatctaaaaattttaatggtctagattgtttgacacacctactccattcgcacacatttaatcatcattcgcacacatttaattaattattatcaaaatttggtaaataagATTTTGTtatcaattaaactttattaatttttttatcaattaattaataatattatattgtgcgggaaagttgaaggggtgatttttcttttattaatagtattgatacgtgaatatagaaacaatattatattatcaattactccgtaatagatataagttaatttccattttacattttcttaccaaataagctttattaattatttgaccaataaaatatttaattaattaactacaaaagtttgtgcgagaaaatgaaatagaaggatttttacttttatatatagtatagattatgtttaattttgtagAGCATGTGTTGACTCTGATGCTAGCTTTCTGCTTAGACTTCCTTATGAGTTTTGTATGGTGTCTAGACACCGGGCCTGTGACCCTTATGATTATGAAGGATTATGAAGTTTTAATTTGATGACTTAGCCTGCTAGCTATCCCAGTATGGATAACTACGGTGATAACATCCCATTCGTTTTGGGCTTTATCAATTAAAAGATATATACTAGCAAGATGTTTTATGATCTTATATTTATGCCTTAAGCTTTAATGCATTTAGCCTAGGCTCGTATGTGagttttgggggtgttacatctattatttagtatacaaataatcCACCTAGTATATTAAAGATGTTCACTATTGGGGCCAGACTGCCAGGTAAGTAAATTAAACTATGAGTTGGTAACTGTTGAGAATGAAAACTGTGTATTTGAAAGTTACTGTTGAATTGAAGCACTTCAAATTAGAGTTAGAGGTCAAGCACTCAAGCGAAAAAtctttacaaaaataattagaaaatttgaAGAAACAAATTAGAAAGTTGAACACAGACTgataatttgaataaaaatcttcGGCCTAGTGGTAATTAATAATCACACTAAAGCAATGTTAGTCCTCACCAATTTGATTATGGCTATTcgggggttgttatgccgtggacccaggtccaccttgcaaggtggatctgggtccacagcataatttgccgctATTCGGGCACTAGGTTATGCTCGTTTTTAATAAACccgttttaaatcaattttgttGGCGTGAGTAGTTGTGCACTCTTATGCATTAAGAGAGGTCAGGAGTTAAGAACTGGTTTCATTCGAATTGAATTGTATGGGAAACATGAAAACTAGAGATTTAATCAGAAGCCGGTAGTATATTGATTAAATTTTCCAAACGGATTCAATGctttatcaattataattatttctcTTAAAGGAAAATAATGGGTACATAAAATTGAAGGAATGATGAGAGTCCTATGGCTTTGAAAGTTGGCCATGCATCCACCTCCGAAGCATTTCCAGCGATACTTGGGGCTGATCCATTGGAACCATGTGCCCAGCATCATGAACCTTAAGGAAAGTGAGAGGTCCATAGCTCTTTTGTATACCGTTCTCTTTTCCATCCACTGAAAATGTCACGTTTGGAGCCGCACCAAAGCCCCCCTGCCCAGACCACTTCAAAGCTTCAACCCATCTCCAGTTCCCTGTTTCATATCAAAGTGGACTTTTGGTTGAGTTATAacagtatatatgtatttaagtGGTTTCAAACGTCAGGATTCTGGACTTGACTGTCCAACAATTTTTCTAACcacatggtgctggacttggtccTTACTGGACTTCGCCCAACAGAGTTGTTATGATGATGAGAACAACTAACTTACCAAGCCAATTGCAGATAAGGTCATATTCGCCCGCGTAAACCAGCAGATTGATACCATCCTCTAGCATAGATGGAATGCCCACTGCAAGATTCTTGAACCAGTCCGATGACATATAGTCGTACACTACAAAGCTGCACGAAACCCAATTAATGTCACCCACCCCGAGAGCATCCTTCACTGATTGTGTCTTGAGGAAAGTCTCTACATTTGAGAAGTTATAGCAGAGTGATGATCCCCCATCACATTTCCTCCGGATATCATAGTGCTGTAGTAAATCACAAAAAGCAGTTAACCTGCTTTAGTGAATGGAATGGCATTTGGCAAAATATAGCTCAAGAAAAAGAGAGTAAATACATTTATGTTCTTTGCTATCCCCAATATCTGGTTGAAGATGGTTTCGCAGCGGTTATCAGCCTCATCGCAAGCATCACCACCAACACTGTTACACTGCCTGATAGCTTCTTGACAATCTGGGACAAGCTGCGTTAGGTTATCATGGTCAGATTTTGAGATCAATTTGTTGTCCAAAGCAAAGTCTGGGTATGCTGGGTACTGTATTTCTGTATTAGTGAGTCCATTGCCTATAGCCATTCCCTGTTACAAAAACAGTTGAGTGGCATCATGTTCCAAAGTCAGATTCCAACACAAAATCAAAGGTTGTTGTCATTGTCATATATATACCTTAAGATTTATGGGAattccttctttcttcttgtttCCTTGGTTGACCCGTGAGCCCAATGCAGGAATATAATGCCCAGCATAGGATTCTCCGGTTATAAAGAAGTCATTCTTTGCATATTCCGGGTGAGCCTTGAAAAACTCCTGGATTTAAGTGTAACCAGAGACTGTTTAACTTCTAATTATGGAGATGGCAcaagggaaaaataaaatttagttgaagaTCAGATAGACCTGTAAGAAGGCATAGAGATCATTGCTGACACCATTTTCATCAGTGCGAAGGTCTTTGTCACTAGAACTATAGCTGAACCCGGTTCCAGTCGGTTGGTCCACGTATATAAGGTTAGAAGCCTGTCATTTGAACCAATTCAGAATCAACAGTGCCATAATATTTAAGATGAAAACATCCTTAAAAGATTACCTTGTCCCAACCATAATCATTCCAAATGAGGGATTGGTTGTCAGCAATGTAAAAAGGTCCATTCTCATAAAACAAAGCCAATGAACTGCTGCACCCTGGCCCTCCACTCAACCATATAACAACCGGCTCACTCTTGTTGCTTCTCGAttcaaagaagaaataaaacatCCTGCGccaaatcaaaaaaaaaacatcgtACTAGGAAACCATAAAACCCCCATAAAAcccataaattaaattaaacccaCCTTGCATCTACGGTGTTTGGAAGCCTGTAAT from Ipomoea triloba cultivar NCNSP0323 chromosome 7, ASM357664v1 encodes:
- the LOC116024215 gene encoding serine carboxypeptidase-like, which encodes MAKTLYPMWSFVLVLVLVCSPGQANGADNNSMAKRRAEKMIRQLNLFPLHDLNRGPAGHSPAGADSPRLVEKKLKLNLLGDSGASVEDLGHHAGYYRLPNTVDARMFYFFFESRSNKSEPVVIWLSGGPGCSSSLALFYENGPFYIADNQSLIWNDYGWDKASNLIYVDQPTGTGFSYSSSDKDLRTDENGVSNDLYAFLQEFFKAHPEYAKNDFFITGESYAGHYIPALGSRVNQGNKKKEGIPINLKGMAIGNGLTNTEIQYPAYPDFALDNKLISKSDHDNLTQLVPDCQEAIRQCNSVGGDACDEADNRCETIFNQILGIAKNINHYDIRRKCDGGSSLCYNFSNVETFLKTQSVKDALGVGDINWVSCSFVVYDYMSSDWFKNLAVGIPSMLEDGINLLVYAGEYDLICNWLGNWRWVEALKWSGQGGFGAAPNVTFSVDGKENGIQKSYGPLTFLKVHDAGHMVPMDQPQVSLEMLRRWMHGQLSKP